Proteins from a genomic interval of Zingiber officinale cultivar Zhangliang chromosome 1B, Zo_v1.1, whole genome shotgun sequence:
- the LOC122043256 gene encoding uncharacterized protein LOC122043256, whose translation MAERNLLADASRILDKARNSKIKGNCTAVLAVGLRSLGYDATICKSRWDKNPSFPVGEHEYVDVVVGADRLLVDAGFRSEFEVFVGQPHRLQQIVAVASEAAWQSLKKNGLHVSPWRQHEYMRTKWFSAYHRAAAVEEAEAKDNSAEEATTTAIEVVGSPWTTVPARPKPGDKFLTGLALALQKINT comes from the exons ATGGCGGAGAGAAATCTCTTGGCGGATGCATCGAGAATCCTCGACAAAGCGAGGAACTCAAAGATCAAGGGAAATTGCACAGCAGTGTTGGCCGTCGGACTTCGATCGCTCGGCTACGATGCGACCATTTGCAAGTCCCGATGGGATAAAAATCCTTCTTTTCCGGTGGGGGAGCACGAGTACGTCGACGTGGTGGTCGGCGCTGACCGCCTCCTGGTGGACGCGGGCTTCCGGTCGGAGTTCGAG GTGTTCGTCGGCCAGCCCCACCGACTCCAGCAGATCGTGGCCGTCGCCTCGGAGGCAGCCTGGCAGAGCCTGAAGAAGAACGGTCTCCACGTGTCGCCGTGGAGGCAGCACGAGTACATGAGGACCAAGTGGTTCTCCGCTTACCATCGTGCAGCCGCCGTGGAAGAAGCCGAAGCCAAGGACAACTCTGCCGAGGAAGCGACGACGACGGCAATAGAGGTGGTGGGCTCGCCGTGGACGACGGTGCCAGCGAGGCCAAAGCCGGGGGATAAGTTTCTCACCGGACTTGCTTTGGCCTTGCAAAAAAtaaatacttaa